From Epinephelus lanceolatus isolate andai-2023 chromosome 5, ASM4190304v1, whole genome shotgun sequence, the proteins below share one genomic window:
- the ppfibp1b gene encoding liprin-beta-1b isoform X3, producing the protein MMADASDMLAAALEQMDGIIAGSKALDYSNGLYDCQSPTSPFMGSLRALHLLEDLRSVLEMMDTEERESLRCQIPDSTADSLVEWLHGHLSNGHLSLSGGDHYQERLTRIESDKESLVLQVSVLTDQVEAQGEKIRDLDLCLDEHREKLNATEEMLQQELLCRSALESQKLELISEVNNLKLKLNTMDKDRLDFDDRFRDSEDLILEINELRYRLTELESEKVQYEKKLKSTKEELAILRRQLEGSDGEMRRLQDETGFKAMASSSSDPTERVSHPDETLRKRLKEKHVEVQRMKKAVESLMAANEEKDRKIEELKQSLLRYKKVQDMVMSVQGKKEKSKDNEHVESPSDGSIAFMSTYPVSVESEKYEVTDVEQMKRRSPDELENLNGLSEEPSPTPSPSDPERVSKSAPTDEESSQDATKTGSQDQLDKSNNEKNTSEEINKISEKPPMGPSATLPATVEDDSFGSRKARSSFGKGFFKIRGKKTNSTPNLDRSRSASAPMLAETERQGTDHLDLAGLPQRSTNSDSTHTLPTTPEGRKKSKGIKKLFGKLKRSQSTTFNLDDNLPEGEFKRGGVRATAGPRLGWSRDLQRANNDVDAPFARWSKDQVCDWLQGQGLGLYVNMARVWISSGQTLLQASQQDLERELGIKHPLHRKKLQLALQALGSEEEDNKGKLDYNWVTRWLDDIGLPQYKTQFDEGRVDGRMLHYMTVDDLLSLKVGSVLHHLSIKRAIQVLRLNNYEPNCLRRRPSDENNISPAEISQWTNHRVMEWLRSVDLAEYAPNLRGSGVHGGLMVLEPRFNVETMALLLNIPPNKTLLRRHLATHFNLLIGSEAQQLKQECLENPDYTLLTATTKVKPRKLSFGNFGSLRKKKHEDNEEYVCPMDVEMPKGRSFQKGFELQIYEDDLDRLEQMEDSEGTVRQIGAFSEGIQNLTSMLKDDEFFKEASNSPNPSVTDEDSNA; encoded by the exons ATGATGGCTGATGCCAGCGACATGTTGGCAGCTGCCCTGGAGCAGATGGACGGCATTATAGCAG GCTCCAAGGCTCTGGACTACTCCAATGGGCTGTATGACTGCCAGTCACCCACCTCTCCTTTCATGGGCAGCCTGCGGGCGCTTCACCTTTTGGAAGACCTGAGGAGTGTCCTGGAGATGATGGACACAGAGGAAAGGGAGAGTCTACGCTGCCAGATCCCTGACTCCACAGCTGACAGTCTGGTCGAGTGGCTTCATGGTCACCTG TCCAATGGGCACCTCTCTCTGAGTGGGGGTGACCACTACCAGGAAAGGCTAACCCGAATAGAGAGTGATAAGGAATCTCTGGTTCTTCAG GTGAGTGTGCTGACAGACCAGGTGGAGGCTCAGGGAGAGAAGATTCGAGACCTGGACTTGTGTTTGGACGAGCACAGGGAGAAACTCAACGCCACTGAGGAGATGCTGCAACAG GAGCTTCTGTGCAGAAGTGCACTGGAGTCGCAGAAGCTTGAGCTGATATCCGAAGTGAACAACCTAAAGCTGAAGCTGAATACCATGGACAAGGACAGACTTGACTTTGATGACAGATTTAGGGACAGTGAG GATTTGATTCTTGAAATTAATGAACTGCGGTACAGATTGACAGAGCTGGAGAGTGAAAAAGTACAGTACGAAAAGAAACTTAAATCCACAAAG GAGGAGCTAGCCATACTGAGGAGGCAGCTGGAGGGCTCAGACGGAGAGATGAGGAGGCTACAGGATGAGACAGGCTTCAAAGCCATGGCCTCGAGCAGCTCAGATCCCACAGAGAGAG TCTCTCATCCAGATGAAACTCTTAGAAAGAGGCTGAAAGAAAAAC ATGTGGAAGTGCAGAGAATGAAAAAGGCAGTTGAGTCGTTGATGGCAGCCAATGAAGAGAAG GATCGTAAGATTGAGGAACTGAAACAGTCGCTGCTGCGATATAAGAAAGTTCAAGACATGGTTATGTCAGTGCAAGGGAAGAAAG AAAAAAGCAAAGACAACGAGCATGTCGAGAGTCCTAGTGATGGATCCATCGCATTCATGTCAACCTACCCTGTGTCTGTGGAGTCAGAAAAGTATGAAGTTACAGATGTTGAGcaaatgaaaaggaggagcCCAGATGAG CTGGAGAACCTCAATGGACTGAGTGAAGAGCCCTCACCAACACCGAGCCCTTCAGACCCAGAACGAGTGTCAAAGTCTGCACCAACAGACGAAGAAAG CAGCCAAGATGCCACAAAGACTGGCAGCCAGGACCAGCTGGATAAGAGCAATAATGAAAAG AATACAAGTGAAGAGATCAATAAAATCAGTGAAAAGCCGCCCATGGGTCCCTCTGCCACTTTGCCTGCTACCGTAGAGGACGACAGCTTTGGCTCAAGAAAGGCTCGTTCATCCTTTGGAAAGGGCTTCTTCAAGATCCGTGGCAAGAAGACAAACAGTACTCCTAACCTTG ACCGCAGCCGGAGTGCGAGCGCGCCTATGCTAG CTGAAACAGAGCGACAGGGCACTGACCATCTGGATCTGGCCGGGCTGCCACAGAGATCAACCAACAGCGACAGTACCCACACACTCCCCACGACCCCAGAGGGCAGGAAAAAATCCAAAGGAATAAAGAAACTCTTTGGGAA GTTAAAAAGGAGTCAGTCTACCACCTTTAACCTGGATGACAACCTACCAGAGGGTGAGTTCAAGAGGGGTGGAGTGCGAGCCACAGCAGGACCCAGACTGGGTTGGTCTCGTGACCTCCAAAGAGCCAACAA TGATGTTGATGCTCCCTTTGCACGCTGGTCAAAGGACCAGGTGTGTGACTGGCTGCAGGGGCAGGGTCTCGGTCTTTATGTGAACATGGCCCGTGTGTGGATCTCCTCTGGACAAACGCTGCTACAGGCCTCCCAACAGGACCTGGAGAGG GagctgggcatcaaacacccgCTGCACAGAAAGAAGCTGCAGTTGGCCCTGCAGGCCCTCggctcagaggaggaggataaTAAgggaaagctggactacaactGGGTGACGA GATGGCTGGATGACATCGGTCTGCCTCAGTATAAGACCCAGTTTGATGAGGGGAGGGTAGATGGTCGCATGCTGCACTACATGACAGTG GATGACCTGCTTTCTCTGAAAGTAGGGAGTGTCCTGCATCACCTCAGTATCAAGAGAGCTATCCAAGTGCTCCGACTTAATAACTACGAGCCCAACTGCTTGCGTCGTAGGCCATCTGATGAG AACAATATTTCTCCAGCAGAGATTTCCCAGTGGACAAACCATCGGGTTATGGAGTGGCTGCGGTCTGTGGACCTCGCTGAATATGCTCCCAATCTGAGAGGCAGCGGTGTGCACGGAGGCCTGATG GTTTTGGAGCCACGGTTCAATGTTGAGACCATGGCTTTGCTGCTGAACATCCCCCCCAACAAGACACTGCTGCGCCGTCACCTCGCCACACATTTCAACCTGCTCATTGGCTCAGAGGCCCAGCAGCTCAAACAGGAGTGTCTTGAAAACCCAGACTACACTCTGCTTACTGCCACTACTAAAGTCAAG CCAAGGAAACTGTCGTTTGGTAACTTTGGCAGTCTGAGGAAGAAAAAGCATGAAGACAACGAGGAGTACGTGTGTCCGATGGATGTGGAGATGCCAAAGGGACGAAGCTTTCAGAAAGGTTTCGAGCTCCAAATCTATGAGGACGACCTCGACAGGCTGGAACAG ATGGAGGACTCTGAGGGAACTGTGAGACAGATTGGAGCGTTCTCTGAGGGGATTCAAAACCTGACG AGCATGCTAAAGGATGATGAATTCTTCAAAGAGGCTTCAAATTCACCGAACCCCAGCGTAACAGACGAGGACTCCAATGCATGA
- the ppfibp1b gene encoding liprin-beta-1b isoform X2, whose protein sequence is MMADASDMLAAALEQMDGIIAGSKALDYSNGLYDCQSPTSPFMGSLRALHLLEDLRSVLEMMDTEERESLRCQIPDSTADSLVEWLHGHLSNGHLSLSGGDHYQERLTRIESDKESLVLQVSVLTDQVEAQGEKIRDLDLCLDEHREKLNATEEMLQQELLCRSALESQKLELISEVNNLKLKLNTMDKDRLDFDDRFRDSEDLILEINELRYRLTELESEKVQYEKKLKSTKEELAILRRQLEGSDGEMRRLQDETGFKAMASSSSDPTERGGKAGGITCLISHPDETLRKRLKEKHVEVQRMKKAVESLMAANEEKDRKIEELKQSLLRYKKVQDMVMSVQGKKEKSKDNEHVESPSDGSIAFMSTYPVSVESEKYEVTDVEQMKRRSPDELENLNGLSEEPSPTPSPSDPERVSKSAPTDEESQDATKTGSQDQLDKSNNEKNTSEEINKISEKPPMGPSATLPATVEDDSFGSRKARSSFGKGFFKIRGKKTNSTPNLDRSRSASAPMLAETERQGTDHLDLAGLPQRSTNSDSTHTLPTTPEGRKKSKGIKKLFGKLKRSQSTTFNLDDNLPEGEFKRGGVRATAGPRLGWSRDLQRANNDVDAPFARWSKDQVCDWLQGQGLGLYVNMARVWISSGQTLLQASQQDLERELGIKHPLHRKKLQLALQALGSEEEDNKGKLDYNWVTRWLDDIGLPQYKTQFDEGRVDGRMLHYMTVDDLLSLKVGSVLHHLSIKRAIQVLRLNNYEPNCLRRRPSDENNISPAEISQWTNHRVMEWLRSVDLAEYAPNLRGSGVHGGLMVLEPRFNVETMALLLNIPPNKTLLRRHLATHFNLLIGSEAQQLKQECLENPDYTLLTATTKVKPRKLSFGNFGSLRKKKHEDNEEYVCPMDVEMPKGRSFQKGFELQIYEDDLDRLEQMEDSEGTVRQIGAFSEGIQNLTSMLKDDEFFKEASNSPNPSVTDEDSNA, encoded by the exons ATGATGGCTGATGCCAGCGACATGTTGGCAGCTGCCCTGGAGCAGATGGACGGCATTATAGCAG GCTCCAAGGCTCTGGACTACTCCAATGGGCTGTATGACTGCCAGTCACCCACCTCTCCTTTCATGGGCAGCCTGCGGGCGCTTCACCTTTTGGAAGACCTGAGGAGTGTCCTGGAGATGATGGACACAGAGGAAAGGGAGAGTCTACGCTGCCAGATCCCTGACTCCACAGCTGACAGTCTGGTCGAGTGGCTTCATGGTCACCTG TCCAATGGGCACCTCTCTCTGAGTGGGGGTGACCACTACCAGGAAAGGCTAACCCGAATAGAGAGTGATAAGGAATCTCTGGTTCTTCAG GTGAGTGTGCTGACAGACCAGGTGGAGGCTCAGGGAGAGAAGATTCGAGACCTGGACTTGTGTTTGGACGAGCACAGGGAGAAACTCAACGCCACTGAGGAGATGCTGCAACAG GAGCTTCTGTGCAGAAGTGCACTGGAGTCGCAGAAGCTTGAGCTGATATCCGAAGTGAACAACCTAAAGCTGAAGCTGAATACCATGGACAAGGACAGACTTGACTTTGATGACAGATTTAGGGACAGTGAG GATTTGATTCTTGAAATTAATGAACTGCGGTACAGATTGACAGAGCTGGAGAGTGAAAAAGTACAGTACGAAAAGAAACTTAAATCCACAAAG GAGGAGCTAGCCATACTGAGGAGGCAGCTGGAGGGCTCAGACGGAGAGATGAGGAGGCTACAGGATGAGACAGGCTTCAAAGCCATGGCCTCGAGCAGCTCAGATCCCACAGAGAGAGGTGGGAAAGCCGGTGGAATCACATGCCTTA TCTCTCATCCAGATGAAACTCTTAGAAAGAGGCTGAAAGAAAAAC ATGTGGAAGTGCAGAGAATGAAAAAGGCAGTTGAGTCGTTGATGGCAGCCAATGAAGAGAAG GATCGTAAGATTGAGGAACTGAAACAGTCGCTGCTGCGATATAAGAAAGTTCAAGACATGGTTATGTCAGTGCAAGGGAAGAAAG AAAAAAGCAAAGACAACGAGCATGTCGAGAGTCCTAGTGATGGATCCATCGCATTCATGTCAACCTACCCTGTGTCTGTGGAGTCAGAAAAGTATGAAGTTACAGATGTTGAGcaaatgaaaaggaggagcCCAGATGAG CTGGAGAACCTCAATGGACTGAGTGAAGAGCCCTCACCAACACCGAGCCCTTCAGACCCAGAACGAGTGTCAAAGTCTGCACCAACAGACGAAGAAAG CCAAGATGCCACAAAGACTGGCAGCCAGGACCAGCTGGATAAGAGCAATAATGAAAAG AATACAAGTGAAGAGATCAATAAAATCAGTGAAAAGCCGCCCATGGGTCCCTCTGCCACTTTGCCTGCTACCGTAGAGGACGACAGCTTTGGCTCAAGAAAGGCTCGTTCATCCTTTGGAAAGGGCTTCTTCAAGATCCGTGGCAAGAAGACAAACAGTACTCCTAACCTTG ACCGCAGCCGGAGTGCGAGCGCGCCTATGCTAG CTGAAACAGAGCGACAGGGCACTGACCATCTGGATCTGGCCGGGCTGCCACAGAGATCAACCAACAGCGACAGTACCCACACACTCCCCACGACCCCAGAGGGCAGGAAAAAATCCAAAGGAATAAAGAAACTCTTTGGGAA GTTAAAAAGGAGTCAGTCTACCACCTTTAACCTGGATGACAACCTACCAGAGGGTGAGTTCAAGAGGGGTGGAGTGCGAGCCACAGCAGGACCCAGACTGGGTTGGTCTCGTGACCTCCAAAGAGCCAACAA TGATGTTGATGCTCCCTTTGCACGCTGGTCAAAGGACCAGGTGTGTGACTGGCTGCAGGGGCAGGGTCTCGGTCTTTATGTGAACATGGCCCGTGTGTGGATCTCCTCTGGACAAACGCTGCTACAGGCCTCCCAACAGGACCTGGAGAGG GagctgggcatcaaacacccgCTGCACAGAAAGAAGCTGCAGTTGGCCCTGCAGGCCCTCggctcagaggaggaggataaTAAgggaaagctggactacaactGGGTGACGA GATGGCTGGATGACATCGGTCTGCCTCAGTATAAGACCCAGTTTGATGAGGGGAGGGTAGATGGTCGCATGCTGCACTACATGACAGTG GATGACCTGCTTTCTCTGAAAGTAGGGAGTGTCCTGCATCACCTCAGTATCAAGAGAGCTATCCAAGTGCTCCGACTTAATAACTACGAGCCCAACTGCTTGCGTCGTAGGCCATCTGATGAG AACAATATTTCTCCAGCAGAGATTTCCCAGTGGACAAACCATCGGGTTATGGAGTGGCTGCGGTCTGTGGACCTCGCTGAATATGCTCCCAATCTGAGAGGCAGCGGTGTGCACGGAGGCCTGATG GTTTTGGAGCCACGGTTCAATGTTGAGACCATGGCTTTGCTGCTGAACATCCCCCCCAACAAGACACTGCTGCGCCGTCACCTCGCCACACATTTCAACCTGCTCATTGGCTCAGAGGCCCAGCAGCTCAAACAGGAGTGTCTTGAAAACCCAGACTACACTCTGCTTACTGCCACTACTAAAGTCAAG CCAAGGAAACTGTCGTTTGGTAACTTTGGCAGTCTGAGGAAGAAAAAGCATGAAGACAACGAGGAGTACGTGTGTCCGATGGATGTGGAGATGCCAAAGGGACGAAGCTTTCAGAAAGGTTTCGAGCTCCAAATCTATGAGGACGACCTCGACAGGCTGGAACAG ATGGAGGACTCTGAGGGAACTGTGAGACAGATTGGAGCGTTCTCTGAGGGGATTCAAAACCTGACG AGCATGCTAAAGGATGATGAATTCTTCAAAGAGGCTTCAAATTCACCGAACCCCAGCGTAACAGACGAGGACTCCAATGCATGA
- the ppfibp1b gene encoding liprin-beta-1b isoform X4, with amino-acid sequence MMADASDMLAAALEQMDGIIAGSKALDYSNGLYDCQSPTSPFMGSLRALHLLEDLRSVLEMMDTEERESLRCQIPDSTADSLVEWLHGHLSNGHLSLSGGDHYQERLTRIESDKESLVLQVSVLTDQVEAQGEKIRDLDLCLDEHREKLNATEEMLQQELLCRSALESQKLELISEVNNLKLKLNTMDKDRLDFDDRFRDSEDLILEINELRYRLTELESEKVQYEKKLKSTKEELAILRRQLEGSDGEMRRLQDETGFKAMASSSSDPTERGGKAGGITCLISHPDETLRKRLKEKHVEVQRMKKAVESLMAANEEKDRKIEELKQSLLRYKKVQDMVMSVQGKKEKSKDNEHVESPSDGSIAFMSTYPVSVESEKYEVTDVEQMKRRSPDELENLNGLSEEPSPTPSPSDPERVSKSAPTDEESSQDATKTGSQDQLDKSNNEKNTSEEINKISEKPPMGPSATLPATVEDDSFGSRKARSSFGKGFFKIRGKKTNSTPNLAETERQGTDHLDLAGLPQRSTNSDSTHTLPTTPEGRKKSKGIKKLFGKLKRSQSTTFNLDDNLPEGEFKRGGVRATAGPRLGWSRDLQRANNDVDAPFARWSKDQVCDWLQGQGLGLYVNMARVWISSGQTLLQASQQDLERELGIKHPLHRKKLQLALQALGSEEEDNKGKLDYNWVTRWLDDIGLPQYKTQFDEGRVDGRMLHYMTVDDLLSLKVGSVLHHLSIKRAIQVLRLNNYEPNCLRRRPSDENNISPAEISQWTNHRVMEWLRSVDLAEYAPNLRGSGVHGGLMVLEPRFNVETMALLLNIPPNKTLLRRHLATHFNLLIGSEAQQLKQECLENPDYTLLTATTKVKPRKLSFGNFGSLRKKKHEDNEEYVCPMDVEMPKGRSFQKGFELQIYEDDLDRLEQMEDSEGTVRQIGAFSEGIQNLTSMLKDDEFFKEASNSPNPSVTDEDSNA; translated from the exons ATGATGGCTGATGCCAGCGACATGTTGGCAGCTGCCCTGGAGCAGATGGACGGCATTATAGCAG GCTCCAAGGCTCTGGACTACTCCAATGGGCTGTATGACTGCCAGTCACCCACCTCTCCTTTCATGGGCAGCCTGCGGGCGCTTCACCTTTTGGAAGACCTGAGGAGTGTCCTGGAGATGATGGACACAGAGGAAAGGGAGAGTCTACGCTGCCAGATCCCTGACTCCACAGCTGACAGTCTGGTCGAGTGGCTTCATGGTCACCTG TCCAATGGGCACCTCTCTCTGAGTGGGGGTGACCACTACCAGGAAAGGCTAACCCGAATAGAGAGTGATAAGGAATCTCTGGTTCTTCAG GTGAGTGTGCTGACAGACCAGGTGGAGGCTCAGGGAGAGAAGATTCGAGACCTGGACTTGTGTTTGGACGAGCACAGGGAGAAACTCAACGCCACTGAGGAGATGCTGCAACAG GAGCTTCTGTGCAGAAGTGCACTGGAGTCGCAGAAGCTTGAGCTGATATCCGAAGTGAACAACCTAAAGCTGAAGCTGAATACCATGGACAAGGACAGACTTGACTTTGATGACAGATTTAGGGACAGTGAG GATTTGATTCTTGAAATTAATGAACTGCGGTACAGATTGACAGAGCTGGAGAGTGAAAAAGTACAGTACGAAAAGAAACTTAAATCCACAAAG GAGGAGCTAGCCATACTGAGGAGGCAGCTGGAGGGCTCAGACGGAGAGATGAGGAGGCTACAGGATGAGACAGGCTTCAAAGCCATGGCCTCGAGCAGCTCAGATCCCACAGAGAGAGGTGGGAAAGCCGGTGGAATCACATGCCTTA TCTCTCATCCAGATGAAACTCTTAGAAAGAGGCTGAAAGAAAAAC ATGTGGAAGTGCAGAGAATGAAAAAGGCAGTTGAGTCGTTGATGGCAGCCAATGAAGAGAAG GATCGTAAGATTGAGGAACTGAAACAGTCGCTGCTGCGATATAAGAAAGTTCAAGACATGGTTATGTCAGTGCAAGGGAAGAAAG AAAAAAGCAAAGACAACGAGCATGTCGAGAGTCCTAGTGATGGATCCATCGCATTCATGTCAACCTACCCTGTGTCTGTGGAGTCAGAAAAGTATGAAGTTACAGATGTTGAGcaaatgaaaaggaggagcCCAGATGAG CTGGAGAACCTCAATGGACTGAGTGAAGAGCCCTCACCAACACCGAGCCCTTCAGACCCAGAACGAGTGTCAAAGTCTGCACCAACAGACGAAGAAAG CAGCCAAGATGCCACAAAGACTGGCAGCCAGGACCAGCTGGATAAGAGCAATAATGAAAAG AATACAAGTGAAGAGATCAATAAAATCAGTGAAAAGCCGCCCATGGGTCCCTCTGCCACTTTGCCTGCTACCGTAGAGGACGACAGCTTTGGCTCAAGAAAGGCTCGTTCATCCTTTGGAAAGGGCTTCTTCAAGATCCGTGGCAAGAAGACAAACAGTACTCCTAACCTTG CTGAAACAGAGCGACAGGGCACTGACCATCTGGATCTGGCCGGGCTGCCACAGAGATCAACCAACAGCGACAGTACCCACACACTCCCCACGACCCCAGAGGGCAGGAAAAAATCCAAAGGAATAAAGAAACTCTTTGGGAA GTTAAAAAGGAGTCAGTCTACCACCTTTAACCTGGATGACAACCTACCAGAGGGTGAGTTCAAGAGGGGTGGAGTGCGAGCCACAGCAGGACCCAGACTGGGTTGGTCTCGTGACCTCCAAAGAGCCAACAA TGATGTTGATGCTCCCTTTGCACGCTGGTCAAAGGACCAGGTGTGTGACTGGCTGCAGGGGCAGGGTCTCGGTCTTTATGTGAACATGGCCCGTGTGTGGATCTCCTCTGGACAAACGCTGCTACAGGCCTCCCAACAGGACCTGGAGAGG GagctgggcatcaaacacccgCTGCACAGAAAGAAGCTGCAGTTGGCCCTGCAGGCCCTCggctcagaggaggaggataaTAAgggaaagctggactacaactGGGTGACGA GATGGCTGGATGACATCGGTCTGCCTCAGTATAAGACCCAGTTTGATGAGGGGAGGGTAGATGGTCGCATGCTGCACTACATGACAGTG GATGACCTGCTTTCTCTGAAAGTAGGGAGTGTCCTGCATCACCTCAGTATCAAGAGAGCTATCCAAGTGCTCCGACTTAATAACTACGAGCCCAACTGCTTGCGTCGTAGGCCATCTGATGAG AACAATATTTCTCCAGCAGAGATTTCCCAGTGGACAAACCATCGGGTTATGGAGTGGCTGCGGTCTGTGGACCTCGCTGAATATGCTCCCAATCTGAGAGGCAGCGGTGTGCACGGAGGCCTGATG GTTTTGGAGCCACGGTTCAATGTTGAGACCATGGCTTTGCTGCTGAACATCCCCCCCAACAAGACACTGCTGCGCCGTCACCTCGCCACACATTTCAACCTGCTCATTGGCTCAGAGGCCCAGCAGCTCAAACAGGAGTGTCTTGAAAACCCAGACTACACTCTGCTTACTGCCACTACTAAAGTCAAG CCAAGGAAACTGTCGTTTGGTAACTTTGGCAGTCTGAGGAAGAAAAAGCATGAAGACAACGAGGAGTACGTGTGTCCGATGGATGTGGAGATGCCAAAGGGACGAAGCTTTCAGAAAGGTTTCGAGCTCCAAATCTATGAGGACGACCTCGACAGGCTGGAACAG ATGGAGGACTCTGAGGGAACTGTGAGACAGATTGGAGCGTTCTCTGAGGGGATTCAAAACCTGACG AGCATGCTAAAGGATGATGAATTCTTCAAAGAGGCTTCAAATTCACCGAACCCCAGCGTAACAGACGAGGACTCCAATGCATGA